TCGACTATCCGCTGACCTGCATCGGCGTGCCCAAGACCGTCGACAACGACCTGGTGGTGACCGACTGCTGCCCCGGCTTCGGCTCGGCGGCCAAGTACACCGCGGTCTCGGTGCGCGAGGCGGCGCTGGACGTGGCGGCGATGGCCGACACCTCCACCAAGGTGTTCGTATACGAGGCCATGGGTCGCCACGCGGGCTGGCTTGCGGCCGCGGCCGGCCTGGCCGGCACTGGGCCCGATGATGCCCCGCACCTGATCCTGTTCCCGGAGCGCCCGTACGATGAGGCCGACTTCCTGGCCCGCGTGCAAAAAGTGGTCGACCGCGTGGGTCATTGCGTGGTGGTGGCCAGCGAAGGCATCCGCACCGCCGACGGCACCTTCGTCGCCGATGCCGGCGGCGGCAAGGATTCCTTCGGCCACACCCAGCTCGGCGGCGTGGCCTCGTACCTGGCGGGGCGGGTCAAGGACAGCCTCGGCCTGAAAGTGCACTGGACCCTGCCCGACTACCTGCAACGCTCGGCGCGCCACATCGCCTCCAAGACCGACCTCGACCAGGCGATGGCCGTCGGCAAGGCGGCGGTGCGCTTCGCACTGGAAGGCCGCAACGCGACCATGCCGGCGATCATCCGCACGTCCGACTCGCCCTATCGCTGGAAGATCGAACCCGCCCCCCTGGACCGGATCGCAAACCGCGAGAAGACCATGCCGAAGGGCTTCATCCGTCGCGACGGCCACGGCATCACGGCCGCCGCGCGCGCCTATCTGGAGCCGCTGATCCGCGGCGAGGCGTACCCGCCCTACGGCCGCGACGGCATTCCGAAGTACGTGACGCTGAAGAACGTGGCGGTGGCGAAGAAGCTGGCGGCCTGGGAGGGCTGAGCCCGCTTCCGGGTCAGCCGCCGCAGGCCTTCCCCTCAACCGACATCGCGGCGGCGAACATCGGCACTGCCGCGGTCTTGCCGGCCGCGGCGGCCTGCTTCGACTCTTCCAGGTAGATCCGCGACTGTCCCTGGCCGTCGAGCTTCTGCGTCTGGTCCACCGGCTTGCGCCACACGCGCACCACCGCCTGCTGCGTGGGGCAGCCCGTGCTGGCAACGCGGATCAGGTCGTTGAACTTCCAGCCCGTGGCCACTGAAGGCTTCGCCTTCGCGGCGTCGACGAAGCGCGCACGCGGCTGGCAGTTGGCACTCGTGCGCACAACGGCAAAGCGGTATGGCTCGGCGGCATCGCCGGTGAACACGCCTTCAATGCGCGCGCAGGCTTCGGGGATCTGGCGCAGCGTGTGCGCCGCGCCGATCGCCTGTGGCG
This Luteimonas sp. MC1572 DNA region includes the following protein-coding sequences:
- a CDS encoding 6-phosphofructokinase, coding for MSKGTLLYAQSGGVTAVINATASAVITEARARKVRVLAARNGILGALREDLIDTAKEPAAAIRALAHTPGGAFGSCRYKLKSLDADRAKYERLLDVLRAHDVRWFLYNGGNDSADTANKVSQLAREFDYPLTCIGVPKTVDNDLVVTDCCPGFGSAAKYTAVSVREAALDVAAMADTSTKVFVYEAMGRHAGWLAAAAGLAGTGPDDAPHLILFPERPYDEADFLARVQKVVDRVGHCVVVASEGIRTADGTFVADAGGGKDSFGHTQLGGVASYLAGRVKDSLGLKVHWTLPDYLQRSARHIASKTDLDQAMAVGKAAVRFALEGRNATMPAIIRTSDSPYRWKIEPAPLDRIANREKTMPKGFIRRDGHGITAAARAYLEPLIRGEAYPPYGRDGIPKYVTLKNVAVAKKLAAWEG